One genomic window of Trichlorobacter lovleyi includes the following:
- a CDS encoding GGDEF domain-containing protein, which yields MLQKHLIVICCVAWALLTGYFDFRTGSDVSMLLLYAAPVLIAARYCGRLEGLVVAGTAGVCWLLGNYVHLKSGASVPLLSWNAVNRLGVFALIAYAIALQAQLKRALQREQLRATTDRLTGLLNKGAFRDRVEEEIRRAQRYQHPLTLAFIDLDNFKLVNDTQGHARGDTLLQHVSQTLLTAIRKTDSAGRIGGDEFAICYPEIDEEQARQAIGKLLQALEIMTSQSGWQVTASVGVITSRSGNVRYDEILGRSDQLMYVAKQKGKNRAEFAML from the coding sequence ATGCTACAGAAGCATTTGATTGTTATTTGCTGTGTTGCCTGGGCATTATTGACCGGATATTTTGACTTCAGAACCGGCTCCGATGTCTCCATGTTGCTGTTGTACGCAGCCCCAGTCCTGATAGCAGCCAGATATTGCGGGAGGCTTGAGGGCTTGGTGGTTGCCGGAACAGCCGGCGTGTGCTGGTTATTAGGCAACTACGTGCATCTTAAATCTGGTGCCAGTGTCCCGCTGCTTTCATGGAATGCGGTAAATCGCTTAGGGGTCTTTGCCCTGATTGCCTATGCAATTGCATTACAGGCCCAACTGAAGCGCGCTTTGCAACGGGAACAACTCCGCGCAACCACGGATCGTCTGACAGGACTGTTGAACAAAGGGGCATTCCGTGACAGGGTTGAGGAAGAGATCAGGCGGGCACAACGTTATCAACACCCTTTGACACTGGCTTTTATAGATCTTGACAACTTCAAGCTGGTAAATGACACCCAGGGACATGCCCGGGGAGATACCCTGCTGCAGCATGTCAGTCAGACCCTTCTTACGGCCATCCGCAAGACAGATAGTGCCGGCAGAATCGGCGGTGACGAGTTTGCTATCTGTTACCCGGAAATAGATGAGGAACAGGCCAGGCAAGCTATCGGAAAGCTTCTGCAGGCGCTGGAGATAATGACCAGTCAATCCGGCTGGCAAGTAACGGCCAGTGTGGGTGTCATAACAAGCAGGTCCGGCAATGTCAGATACGATGAAATACTGGGGCGGTCTGACCAACTGATGTACGTGGCAAAACAGAAAGGGAAAAACCGGGCCGAATTTGCGATGCTTTAG
- the otsB gene encoding trehalose-phosphatase codes for MNDIFTKAGLGALQGFITPQTLIAFDLDGTLAPINPDPHMIEVSGELQQELRMIMQYLPVAVITGRSRRDAMRFFEFAPSHLIGNHGAEGLPVWKAAEARFKELVQSWKMQLLQRLETSDVGILLEDKGASLSVHYRHAPDQEQVATRLHDIITTLTPPPRVVDGKCVLNLVPQDAPNKGDALLELMTQTGRDQAIFVGDDVTDEDVFALGSRNIFSIRVGKNDTSQADWYLSEQAGVLKLVQEMHSFLHN; via the coding sequence ATGAACGATATTTTCACTAAAGCAGGGCTTGGGGCGCTGCAGGGCTTCATAACCCCCCAAACGCTGATAGCCTTTGATCTGGACGGCACGTTGGCCCCAATCAATCCTGACCCGCATATGATTGAGGTTTCAGGAGAACTGCAGCAGGAGTTGCGGATGATTATGCAGTATCTGCCGGTTGCCGTCATAACCGGCCGGAGCAGACGTGATGCAATGCGCTTTTTTGAATTTGCGCCCAGCCACCTGATTGGTAACCATGGAGCAGAAGGGTTGCCAGTCTGGAAGGCTGCAGAGGCACGGTTCAAAGAACTTGTGCAAAGCTGGAAGATGCAGCTGCTGCAACGACTGGAGACCTCTGATGTCGGGATTCTGCTGGAGGATAAAGGCGCAAGCCTGTCGGTTCATTATCGCCACGCACCTGATCAGGAACAGGTAGCAACACGCTTGCATGACATAATCACGACGCTTACCCCACCACCACGTGTGGTGGACGGAAAATGCGTGCTGAACCTTGTTCCCCAGGATGCTCCAAACAAAGGGGATGCGTTACTGGAGTTAATGACACAGACCGGCCGGGACCAGGCAATCTTTGTGGGTGATGATGTAACGGACGAAGATGTCTTTGCCCTGGGCAGCAGAAACATCTTTTCTATCCGGGTCGGCAAAAATGACACAAGCCAGGCGGACTGGTATCTGTCAGAGCAGGCTGGTGTCCTGAAGCTCGTACAAGAAATGCATTCGTTTCTCCATAACTAG
- a CDS encoding alpha,alpha-trehalose-phosphate synthase (UDP-forming): MKQSRSGFSFRSLHLSLRFVLPLACALALLAYAVVPLFDDLNLRWFSRDLDMRSRLISSTLQEPLADLVQKGERSRINALLQRATQDERLLAVGVCDTKNKLLYRSSFFPKAITCTSHEADAKDPLHLIRLPQGPVHVVTTPLTYEGTSLGSLLLIHDMSYVERRSADTRKYVIILFVVLGVVISLITVLVAHLSWQGWLEGVRAMMRGEGILRPFSQPASAELQPLVGEMRTLLRNLETERRHADDMTTTWNPAALRALLNKQLTGDQVLVVSNREPYIHVKTDQGVIVHRPASGLVTAVEPVMRACSGTWIAHGSGSADRETVDGHDRVGVPPAKPEYNLRRIWLTQEEEQGYYYGFANEGLWPLCHNAHVRPIFRSSDWESYQKINRRFADAVVHEANSEDPVVLVQDYHFALLPAMIRKRLPKATIITFWHIPWPNPESFGICPWREELLQGMLGSTILGFHTPFHCKNFLETTDRYLETRIEHESSTIFHGGQLTMVEDYPISIQWPPAWQGTLPPVAQTRVEILAELDLPTDHLLGLGVDRLDYTKGIPERFMAVERMLELHPELVGRFSFVQIAAPSRSALEEYQSFETRVHALTERINQRFSRDGVPAIILKAEHHEPDLVNRYYRASNVCMVTSLHDGMNLVAKEYVAARDDEQGVLILSQFTGAANELHEALIVNPYHVEQTAEALYQGLTMPAYEQQERMRSMRAQVQDFNVYRWAGRMLLDAARVRQRERLAARIGKMT, encoded by the coding sequence ATGAAGCAGAGCCGATCCGGATTTTCCTTCCGATCATTGCACCTCTCGCTTCGTTTTGTCTTACCGCTGGCCTGCGCCTTGGCACTTTTAGCCTATGCTGTGGTGCCACTCTTTGATGATCTGAATTTGCGCTGGTTTTCCCGCGACCTGGACATGCGCTCCCGGCTGATCAGCAGCACCTTGCAGGAACCGTTGGCTGATCTGGTACAAAAAGGTGAACGCTCCAGGATTAACGCGCTACTCCAGCGGGCAACCCAGGATGAACGTCTGTTGGCGGTGGGGGTCTGCGATACAAAAAACAAACTGCTCTACCGTTCTTCATTCTTTCCCAAGGCCATCACCTGCACCTCACATGAAGCTGATGCAAAGGATCCGTTGCACCTGATCCGCCTCCCCCAGGGACCGGTTCATGTTGTCACCACGCCGCTGACCTACGAAGGCACATCACTCGGTTCCCTGCTGCTGATCCACGACATGAGCTATGTGGAGCGCCGCAGTGCCGATACCCGCAAGTATGTGATCATCCTGTTCGTGGTGCTGGGGGTGGTGATCTCGCTGATCACCGTGCTGGTGGCGCACTTAAGCTGGCAAGGATGGCTGGAGGGGGTACGGGCCATGATGCGGGGGGAAGGGATTCTGCGCCCCTTCAGCCAGCCGGCCAGTGCTGAACTGCAGCCACTGGTGGGGGAGATGCGTACCCTGCTGCGCAACCTGGAGACAGAACGCCGCCATGCCGACGATATGACCACCACCTGGAACCCGGCTGCCCTGCGGGCCTTGCTGAACAAGCAGTTGACCGGTGATCAGGTGTTGGTGGTTTCCAACCGGGAACCGTATATCCATGTCAAGACGGATCAGGGGGTGATTGTACACCGTCCGGCAAGCGGCCTGGTCACGGCGGTGGAGCCGGTGATGCGGGCCTGTTCCGGCACCTGGATCGCCCACGGCAGCGGTTCAGCCGACCGCGAAACCGTTGATGGCCATGACCGGGTGGGAGTACCGCCAGCCAAGCCGGAATACAATCTGCGCCGGATCTGGCTGACACAGGAAGAGGAACAGGGCTACTACTACGGCTTTGCCAACGAAGGGCTATGGCCACTCTGTCACAATGCCCATGTGCGGCCGATCTTCCGCAGCAGCGACTGGGAGTCGTATCAGAAGATTAACCGGCGCTTTGCTGATGCCGTGGTGCATGAGGCGAACAGTGAAGATCCGGTGGTGCTGGTGCAGGACTACCACTTTGCCCTGTTGCCGGCCATGATCAGGAAACGGCTCCCCAAGGCCACCATCATCACCTTCTGGCACATTCCCTGGCCCAACCCGGAATCATTCGGCATCTGCCCCTGGCGGGAAGAACTGCTGCAGGGGATGCTGGGGAGCACCATTTTAGGGTTCCATACCCCGTTCCACTGCAAAAACTTCCTGGAAACCACGGATCGTTACCTGGAAACCAGGATCGAGCATGAATCATCCACCATTTTCCATGGTGGCCAGCTGACCATGGTGGAAGACTACCCGATCTCGATCCAGTGGCCACCTGCTTGGCAGGGCACCCTGCCGCCGGTGGCACAGACCCGGGTTGAGATTCTGGCAGAACTTGACCTCCCAACTGACCATCTTCTGGGACTCGGAGTGGACCGGCTGGATTACACCAAGGGTATTCCGGAACGCTTCATGGCAGTAGAACGGATGCTGGAGCTGCACCCTGAACTGGTTGGACGCTTCAGCTTCGTACAGATCGCGGCCCCAAGCCGCTCAGCCCTGGAAGAATATCAGAGTTTTGAGACCCGCGTGCATGCCCTGACCGAACGGATCAACCAGCGCTTCAGCCGTGATGGAGTTCCTGCCATTATCCTGAAGGCTGAGCACCATGAACCGGACCTGGTTAACCGCTACTACCGGGCCAGCAATGTCTGCATGGTGACCAGCCTGCATGACGGCATGAATCTGGTTGCCAAAGAATATGTGGCTGCCCGTGATGATGAGCAGGGAGTCTTGATCTTAAGCCAGTTTACCGGTGCTGCCAATGAACTGCATGAGGCCCTGATCGTCAACCCCTACCATGTGGAGCAAACCGCCGAGGCACTCTACCAGGGGCTTACCATGCCGGCCTACGAACAGCAGGAGCGGATGCGCAGTATGCGAGCCCAGGTGCAGGACTTTAACGTCTACCGCTGGGCCGGGCGGATGTTGCTGGATGCCGCACGGGTCAGACAACGGGAGCGGTTGGCAGCACGGATCGGAAAGATGACATGA
- a CDS encoding TIGR00341 family protein → MTTTYIRYYLRKLKAYLAFKTEIVNHQEIIKEMASGGDHSWIYYLMLLMAGLIALLGLLTNSVAVVIGAMLISPLMGPIISSGLAVTIGDLMLARRAFRTIAISVFLTILLTAIITLLSPLKEPTAEILSRVRPNIYDLFVAMFSGIVGAVALCTKRNYLITATGVAVATAVIPPLSVTGYGLGTGQMLLGMGGFLLFFTNFVAIVLTSNLVFFIMGFRSSQVDTHQHSRRTRLMIITGLLSLISIPLIYTLVVDIKKVNTRKRIERVLKNQLNIEKRSRMTSYSYVIQQGKLVVRASVNTTTLIARQAVDKLETELKQDFQSPVDLQLEQVLVASEKVPEQAASLLQNVSLTPPPETSAEISAKVERLVSTARAELNQAFAPFPVADTRLTFSEPGKPLVVTATLQRDYPVSDDERLLLSRQLERALTLPVKLAIAETALLPPLQFNKDKSLSPASIKALAIINQLPGGPAGFRFLIESSSRKNNREVAVLKNYLTQELGLPEPLILQGRSSAKTAATADITLKIVRREKRQ, encoded by the coding sequence ATGACAACTACCTATATTCGCTATTATCTGAGGAAACTTAAGGCCTATCTTGCGTTCAAGACCGAGATAGTCAATCATCAGGAAATCATCAAAGAGATGGCTTCAGGCGGGGATCATTCCTGGATCTACTACCTGATGTTATTGATGGCCGGCCTGATCGCCTTGCTGGGCCTGCTTACCAACAGCGTAGCAGTGGTAATCGGCGCCATGCTGATCTCTCCCCTGATGGGTCCAATCATCTCATCGGGCCTGGCTGTTACTATTGGCGATCTGATGCTGGCCCGCCGCGCCTTCCGCACCATTGCTATCAGTGTGTTCCTTACCATTCTGCTTACCGCCATCATCACCCTGCTATCACCGCTCAAGGAACCGACGGCAGAGATTCTGTCCAGGGTGCGGCCCAATATCTATGATCTGTTTGTGGCAATGTTTTCCGGGATTGTCGGTGCCGTTGCCCTCTGCACCAAGCGCAACTACCTGATCACAGCTACCGGTGTGGCAGTGGCCACGGCGGTTATCCCCCCCTTAAGCGTCACCGGCTATGGCCTGGGCACAGGGCAGATGCTGCTGGGTATGGGCGGATTCCTGCTGTTTTTCACCAACTTCGTGGCGATTGTGCTGACCTCAAACCTGGTTTTCTTCATCATGGGGTTCCGGAGCAGTCAGGTGGATACGCACCAGCATTCACGGCGTACCCGCCTGATGATCATCACCGGGCTTTTGTCACTGATCTCGATCCCGTTGATCTATACCCTGGTGGTGGATATCAAGAAGGTAAACACCAGAAAACGGATTGAGCGGGTCTTGAAAAATCAGCTGAACATTGAAAAGAGATCACGGATGACCAGCTATAGCTATGTCATCCAGCAGGGAAAACTTGTGGTCAGGGCATCGGTAAATACCACCACGCTTATTGCCAGACAGGCGGTCGACAAACTGGAAACAGAATTGAAACAGGACTTTCAATCTCCTGTTGACCTGCAGCTGGAACAGGTTCTTGTTGCCTCTGAAAAGGTGCCTGAACAAGCAGCAAGCTTGCTTCAAAACGTTTCTTTGACTCCGCCTCCTGAGACCTCTGCCGAGATCAGCGCCAAGGTGGAACGCCTGGTTTCAACGGCAAGGGCAGAGCTGAACCAGGCCTTTGCCCCCTTCCCTGTTGCAGACACCCGGCTGACCTTTTCAGAACCAGGAAAACCGCTTGTAGTAACTGCAACCCTGCAGCGGGATTACCCGGTCAGTGATGACGAACGTCTATTGCTTTCCCGGCAGCTTGAACGGGCCCTTACATTGCCGGTGAAACTCGCAATAGCCGAGACAGCCCTTTTACCGCCACTCCAGTTCAACAAAGACAAGAGCCTTTCACCGGCGAGCATCAAGGCACTTGCCATAATCAACCAGTTGCCGGGGGGACCTGCCGGTTTCCGTTTTCTGATTGAATCCTCATCCAGAAAAAACAACAGGGAGGTTGCTGTGCTAAAAAATTATCTCACGCAAGAGTTAGGGCTTCCTGAGCCATTAATTTTGCAAGGCCGTTCTTCAGCCAAAACTGCTGCAACTGCCGACATTACGCTAAAGATTGTGCGGCGCGAGAAACGGCAATGA
- a CDS encoding tetratricopeptide repeat protein codes for MKILITMLAILICLYGVFPPGAYCSDSAQINADKGDSHYLLKEYSKAHSAYQAALDQKPDWPQVQEKLADTLMLEGNDQEAISLFRQLLEKIPGRANLHYSLGVLYERQGRLDTASTEYRKVIELDGQQVDARRRLAEILVLKGRYREALAQYQELTTLRPNNPLPHFKLAELLTQLKEHNQAISEYQTTIRMAPDNVEARRGLAELLMAQKQYDAATIQFKEVIRQIPDDEQSRTNLIKLYVREKRYNDLEELLRAWVQHDPLDPESHYRLGLIYDYRKDTADAVDEYETAIRINPDHARAHYALGRIYYKKGNRDAAREYFNKAKSIDPKLERLIPVIMDTDKAAPPKKNRRTASTKKRKK; via the coding sequence ATGAAAATATTGATTACAATGCTGGCCATACTGATTTGTCTGTACGGGGTATTCCCGCCCGGAGCCTACTGCTCGGATTCAGCGCAAATCAATGCGGATAAAGGCGACAGCCATTACCTCCTAAAGGAGTATAGCAAGGCGCACAGCGCCTACCAGGCGGCCCTGGACCAAAAACCAGACTGGCCGCAGGTTCAGGAAAAACTTGCAGACACCCTGATGTTGGAAGGAAATGATCAGGAAGCGATCAGTCTTTTCCGCCAATTACTGGAAAAGATTCCGGGGAGGGCGAACCTGCACTACTCCCTGGGTGTTTTGTACGAGCGCCAGGGGCGCCTGGATACCGCATCAACAGAATACCGAAAGGTTATTGAGCTTGATGGACAGCAGGTCGATGCACGTAGGCGTCTGGCTGAAATACTGGTGTTGAAAGGACGCTACAGAGAAGCATTGGCACAGTATCAAGAACTGACAACCCTGCGTCCCAACAACCCCTTGCCACATTTCAAATTGGCAGAGTTATTAACACAACTCAAGGAGCATAATCAGGCTATCTCCGAGTATCAGACAACCATACGAATGGCCCCAGATAATGTTGAGGCCCGCCGCGGCCTGGCAGAGCTGCTGATGGCTCAGAAGCAGTACGACGCGGCAACCATACAATTCAAAGAGGTTATCAGGCAGATTCCTGATGATGAGCAGTCCCGGACAAACCTGATCAAACTGTATGTCAGGGAAAAACGTTACAACGATTTGGAGGAACTGCTCAGGGCCTGGGTGCAGCATGACCCGCTGGATCCGGAAAGCCACTACCGCCTGGGGCTGATCTACGATTACCGTAAGGATACGGCTGATGCCGTTGATGAGTACGAAACAGCCATCCGGATCAATCCCGACCATGCCAGGGCTCACTACGCCCTTGGCCGGATTTACTACAAAAAAGGGAACCGGGACGCTGCCAGGGAGTATTTCAACAAGGCAAAGTCAATTGATCCAAAACTTGAGCGGCTGATACCGGTTATCATGGACACGGACAAGGCGGCACCACCAAAGAAAAACCGTCGCACAGCATCTACTAAAAAGCGCAAGAAGTAA
- a CDS encoding MarR family winged helix-turn-helix transcriptional regulator, with protein MQQPSDTQTMTDIFNNLRRVFQALNEQSKQVEKLTSLTGPQLWAIQTIARESPVRVSLLAEKMFLHPATVVGILNRLEVRGLIVRNRTKRDRRVVEIELTESGRGFAVDAPEVPQGKLATGLNSLSASEMAEIHRSLQRLVSILDAQDMKPAPITAPTP; from the coding sequence ATGCAACAGCCTTCCGATACGCAGACCATGACAGATATCTTTAATAATTTAAGGCGGGTTTTCCAGGCCTTGAATGAGCAGTCGAAGCAGGTTGAAAAATTGACCAGCCTGACCGGTCCGCAGCTTTGGGCAATACAGACTATTGCCCGGGAAAGTCCTGTGCGGGTATCGCTACTTGCTGAAAAGATGTTTCTGCACCCGGCAACGGTGGTTGGTATCCTGAACCGTCTTGAGGTGCGCGGGTTGATTGTCAGAAACAGGACAAAGCGTGACAGGAGGGTTGTTGAAATTGAGCTGACCGAGTCAGGCAGGGGCTTTGCTGTTGATGCACCGGAAGTCCCCCAAGGCAAGCTGGCAACGGGGCTCAACTCTCTTTCAGCCAGCGAGATGGCTGAAATCCATCGCTCATTACAACGTCTGGTCAGTATTCTTGATGCCCAGGATATGAAGCCGGCCCCCATTACCGCACCCACCCCCTGA